From the Leucobacter denitrificans genome, one window contains:
- a CDS encoding MmgE/PrpD family protein translates to MTVSHHVRVYKSEEDLPREEQLAWKIAAVATDAVEVEQDVVDMIINRIIDNASVAAASLNRGPIIASRAQALSHPVSTGGKGASVFGLAAERTSPEWAAWANGVAVRELDYHDTFLAAEYSHPGDNIPPILAVAQHVGADGRALVRGIATGYEIQMDLVRAICLHKHKIDHVAHIGPSAAAGIGTLLGLDTETIYQAVAQGLHTTTATRQSRKGEISTWKAHAPAFAGKMAVEAVDRAMRGQTSPSPIYEGEDGVIAWMLDGPDASYNVPLPAPGEAKRAILDSYTKEHSAEYQAQAWIDLARKLHGEHPELVDPANVKSIVLHTSHHTHYVIGSGANDPQKYDPKASRETLDHSIPYIFAVALQDGGWHHVDSYAPERAGRADTVELWHKITTAEDAEWTRRYHSEDPDEKAFGGRVEIELADGTKIVDEIAVADAHPLGARPFARENYINKFRILAEPVLEEAEIERFLELVQRLPELTADEVRELNIVAKDGLLDLAAAPKGLF, encoded by the coding sequence ATGACTGTCTCCCATCACGTTCGCGTGTATAAGAGTGAAGAAGATCTGCCCCGCGAGGAGCAGCTTGCGTGGAAGATCGCGGCGGTCGCAACCGACGCTGTTGAGGTCGAGCAAGACGTCGTCGACATGATCATTAACCGCATCATCGACAACGCGTCGGTCGCTGCGGCATCGCTGAACCGCGGCCCGATCATCGCATCGCGCGCGCAGGCACTCTCGCACCCGGTCTCGACCGGCGGTAAGGGCGCTTCGGTCTTCGGCCTCGCAGCCGAGCGCACAAGCCCCGAGTGGGCAGCATGGGCAAACGGCGTGGCCGTGCGCGAGCTCGACTACCACGACACCTTCCTCGCGGCCGAGTACTCACACCCGGGCGACAACATTCCGCCGATTCTCGCGGTCGCGCAGCACGTCGGTGCCGATGGCCGTGCGCTCGTGCGCGGCATCGCGACCGGGTATGAGATTCAGATGGATCTCGTGCGCGCAATCTGCCTGCACAAGCACAAGATCGACCACGTTGCACACATTGGGCCGTCGGCCGCTGCGGGCATCGGTACGCTGCTCGGTCTCGACACCGAGACCATCTACCAGGCCGTAGCGCAAGGCCTGCACACCACTACCGCGACGCGTCAGTCGCGCAAGGGCGAGATCTCGACGTGGAAGGCGCACGCACCCGCGTTCGCAGGCAAGATGGCGGTCGAGGCAGTGGATCGCGCGATGCGCGGGCAGACTTCACCGTCACCGATTTACGAAGGTGAAGACGGCGTCATCGCGTGGATGCTCGACGGCCCCGACGCTTCGTACAACGTGCCGCTCCCCGCTCCCGGCGAGGCAAAGCGCGCGATTCTCGACTCGTACACCAAGGAGCACTCAGCCGAGTACCAGGCGCAGGCGTGGATCGACCTCGCCCGCAAACTGCACGGCGAGCACCCAGAGCTCGTTGACCCAGCAAACGTGAAGTCGATCGTGCTCCACACGAGCCACCACACGCACTACGTGATCGGTTCGGGCGCGAACGATCCACAAAAGTACGACCCCAAGGCATCGCGCGAGACACTCGACCACTCGATTCCGTACATCTTCGCGGTCGCACTGCAAGACGGCGGCTGGCACCACGTCGACTCCTACGCTCCCGAGCGTGCGGGTCGTGCCGACACCGTCGAACTCTGGCACAAGATCACCACGGCGGAAGACGCCGAGTGGACTCGCCGGTACCACTCAGAGGATCCGGACGAGAAGGCGTTCGGTGGCCGCGTCGAGATCGAGCTCGCCGACGGAACCAAGATTGTCGACGAGATCGCAGTTGCCGACGCGCACCCGCTCGGTGCTCGTCCGTTCGCTCGCGAGAACTACATCAACAAGTTCCGCATCCTCGCCGAGCCAGTGCTCGAAGAGGCCGAGATCGAGCGCTTCCTTGAGCTCGTGCAGCGCCTGCCAGAGCTCACCGCTGACGAGGTGCGCGAGCTGAATATCGTTGCGAAGGACGGTCTCCTCGACCTCGCGGCAGCTCCGAAGGGCCTCTTCTAA
- a CDS encoding sulfite exporter TauE/SafE family protein, with protein MPLQILELPPFAWALLGFAAVLIGLSKTALPGVNTLSIAIFAAFLPPKESTAALLLLLIVGDIFALISYRRHADWKTLIKLIPAVAGGLGVGALFLAFADDTWVRRAIAVILLALVLYAVWQRIRTHKNPTKPRQQTEGSAIARAGYGSLGGFTTMVANAGGAPMSLYFLSAGFPVKAFLGTAAWFFAIINLVKVPIMASLGLFIPEVLSLALLTVPGVVVGAILGRWIASRIQQRSFEYAILLFTALGAIYLFF; from the coding sequence GTGCCATTGCAGATACTCGAGCTCCCACCGTTCGCGTGGGCGCTGCTCGGATTTGCGGCGGTGCTCATCGGCCTCTCAAAGACCGCACTCCCGGGTGTGAACACCCTCTCGATTGCAATCTTTGCCGCGTTCCTCCCACCGAAGGAGTCGACGGCAGCGCTGCTCCTGCTCCTCATCGTCGGCGACATTTTCGCACTCATCAGCTACCGCCGTCACGCCGATTGGAAGACGCTCATCAAGCTCATCCCCGCGGTCGCAGGTGGCCTCGGGGTCGGCGCACTCTTTCTCGCCTTTGCAGACGACACTTGGGTGCGCCGCGCGATCGCCGTGATACTTCTCGCACTGGTGCTGTACGCGGTGTGGCAGCGGATCCGCACGCATAAAAACCCCACCAAACCACGCCAGCAAACTGAGGGCAGCGCCATCGCACGAGCCGGGTACGGCTCACTCGGCGGGTTCACCACGATGGTCGCGAACGCTGGCGGCGCCCCGATGTCGCTCTACTTCTTGTCGGCGGGGTTCCCGGTCAAGGCGTTCCTCGGCACGGCGGCCTGGTTCTTCGCGATCATCAACCTCGTGAAGGTGCCGATCATGGCGAGCCTCGGCCTCTTCATTCCAGAGGTGCTGTCGCTCGCCCTGCTCACGGTGCCCGGCGTGGTCGTGGGCGCGATCCTCGGGCGGTGGATCGCCTCGCGCATCCAGCAGCGCTCCTTTGAATACGCGATCCTACTCTTCACCGCCCTCGGCGCCATCTACCTCTTCTTCTGA
- a CDS encoding bifunctional 2-methylcitrate synthase/citrate synthase → MTDVEIKKGLAGVTVDYTAVSKVNPETNSLLYRGYPVQELAATQPFEAVAYLLWNGELPTDEQLASLRAEERKHRALADNVKAAIDLLPLEAHPMDEVRTAVSVIGASDSSGSGSVLDAAGSPEENLARSIRLYASLPAIVAYGQRRRRGQEIVPPRDDLDYAANFLWMTFGEEAEPVVVDAFNRSMTLYAEHSFNASTFTARVITSTLSDLYSAVVGAIGALKGPLHGGANEAVLHIFNEIGSAENVVPWLDKALAEKRKIMGFGHRVYKRGDSRVPTMKTALDTLIEHYDRPDVAALYDALESEFVSRKGIYPNLDYPSGPAYNLIGFDTLTFTPLFIASRVTGWTAHIMEQTASNALIRPLSAYNGPDERHIDGYVPDAAHLEAAERAEESA, encoded by the coding sequence ATGACCGACGTAGAAATCAAAAAGGGCCTAGCCGGCGTCACGGTCGACTACACAGCGGTCTCGAAGGTCAATCCCGAGACAAACAGCCTGCTCTACCGCGGATACCCCGTGCAGGAACTCGCGGCGACGCAGCCATTCGAGGCAGTCGCGTACCTGCTCTGGAACGGTGAGCTGCCAACTGACGAGCAGCTCGCTTCGTTGCGTGCGGAGGAGCGCAAACACCGCGCGCTCGCCGACAACGTCAAGGCGGCAATTGACCTGCTGCCACTCGAGGCGCATCCCATGGACGAGGTGCGCACCGCGGTCAGTGTGATCGGTGCCTCAGATTCGTCGGGCAGTGGATCGGTGCTCGACGCAGCCGGAAGCCCAGAAGAGAATCTCGCGCGCTCGATCCGCCTCTACGCGTCGCTGCCTGCGATCGTCGCGTATGGCCAGCGTCGTCGGCGCGGCCAGGAGATCGTGCCGCCGCGCGACGACCTCGATTATGCGGCGAACTTTCTCTGGATGACCTTCGGAGAGGAGGCTGAGCCGGTCGTCGTCGACGCATTCAACCGCTCGATGACGCTTTACGCAGAGCACTCCTTCAACGCCTCGACGTTCACTGCGCGAGTGATTACTTCTACGCTGTCAGACCTCTACTCGGCAGTCGTTGGCGCTATCGGCGCGCTCAAGGGCCCGCTGCACGGCGGCGCGAACGAGGCCGTTTTGCACATCTTCAACGAGATCGGTTCGGCCGAGAATGTCGTGCCGTGGCTCGACAAGGCGCTCGCCGAGAAGCGCAAGATCATGGGCTTCGGCCACCGCGTGTACAAGCGAGGCGACTCGCGCGTGCCGACGATGAAGACCGCGCTCGACACGCTCATTGAGCACTATGATCGACCCGATGTTGCAGCACTGTACGACGCGCTCGAGAGCGAGTTCGTGAGCCGCAAGGGGATCTACCCGAACCTCGACTACCCGTCGGGCCCTGCGTACAACCTGATCGGGTTCGACACACTCACCTTCACGCCGCTGTTCATCGCGTCTCGTGTGACCGGGTGGACGGCGCACATCATGGAGCAGACGGCGTCGAACGCGCTGATCCGCCCACTGTCTGCGTACAACGGACCCGACGAGCGTCACATCGACGGGTATGTGCCCGATGCGGCGCACCTCGAGGCCGCCGAGCGCGCCGAAGAGAGCGCGTAG
- a CDS encoding helix-turn-helix transcriptional regulator, which produces MPSEASVNSIGALVDANRRRLYDYVSKQQNPVSREEAAKALSLPLTRAKFHLDRLVEAGLLETEYRRLSGKQGPGAGRPSKLYRRASGTIEVSLPARRYDVMGRILAAAVEQAASGGDLEAAIRAASYAQGAAAVTPSNTATSSPEAQLEVAGEVLARLGYEPEVTEHSVRLRNCPFDTLAQDHRGVVCAANVHYTQGAFDAAGCQGVSAHLEPEEGYCCVKARLDPPPSD; this is translated from the coding sequence ATGCCTTCTGAAGCCTCGGTCAATTCGATTGGCGCTCTTGTAGATGCCAACCGTAGGCGCCTATACGACTACGTGTCCAAGCAACAGAATCCGGTGAGCCGTGAGGAGGCAGCCAAGGCACTATCTCTCCCCCTCACCAGGGCAAAGTTTCACCTCGATCGACTCGTGGAGGCGGGCTTGCTCGAGACCGAGTATCGGCGACTTTCCGGAAAACAGGGGCCCGGTGCCGGTCGACCCTCAAAGCTCTATCGACGTGCGTCGGGAACCATCGAGGTCTCGCTCCCCGCGCGCAGGTACGACGTCATGGGCCGCATCCTCGCCGCTGCGGTCGAACAGGCCGCAAGCGGTGGTGACCTCGAAGCAGCAATTCGCGCTGCGTCATACGCACAGGGTGCGGCGGCCGTGACGCCTTCGAACACAGCAACGTCATCACCGGAAGCCCAGCTCGAAGTCGCCGGCGAAGTCCTCGCTCGCCTCGGCTACGAGCCAGAAGTCACTGAGCATTCCGTGCGTTTACGCAACTGTCCTTTCGACACGCTCGCGCAAGACCACCGCGGAGTAGTGTGCGCCGCAAACGTGCATTACACCCAGGGCGCATTCGACGCCGCCGGTTGCCAAGGCGTGAGCGCTCACCTTGAACCCGAGGAGGGGTACTGCTGCGTAAAAGCCAGGCTCGATCCGCCGCCCAGCGACTAG
- the prpB gene encoding methylisocitrate lyase, with the protein MLYSKVAAHEKRRLFREQLAATFGSGGPMRFPGAFNPLSARLIERKGFEGVYISGAVLAADLGLPDIGLTTLSEVAGRGEQIARITDLPAIIDADTGFGEPMNVARTIQELENAGLAGAHIEDQINPKRCGHLDGKAVVDEGTATKRIRAAADARRDDNFLIMARTDIRATADGPHGLDLAKDRAKALVDAGADAIFPEAMRSLEEFEAIRSAVDVPLLANMTEFGKSELFTTQQLADVGMNIVIWPVSMLRISMGATGRALDTLIEEGSLTSKLDEMQHRADLYDLIDYEDYNHFDTSVFNFTVEK; encoded by the coding sequence ATGCTGTACTCGAAGGTTGCAGCGCACGAGAAGCGTCGCCTCTTCCGAGAGCAACTGGCGGCGACGTTCGGCAGCGGTGGGCCAATGCGGTTCCCCGGTGCGTTCAACCCGCTGTCGGCACGCCTCATCGAGCGCAAGGGCTTCGAGGGCGTGTACATCTCGGGTGCGGTGCTCGCGGCAGATCTCGGGCTTCCCGACATCGGACTGACGACGCTCTCAGAGGTCGCCGGTCGCGGCGAGCAGATCGCCCGCATTACTGACCTCCCCGCAATCATTGACGCCGACACCGGCTTCGGTGAACCGATGAATGTTGCGCGAACGATTCAGGAACTCGAGAACGCGGGCCTCGCGGGCGCGCACATCGAAGACCAGATCAACCCGAAGCGCTGCGGCCACCTTGACGGGAAGGCCGTCGTCGACGAGGGCACTGCGACGAAGCGCATTCGCGCGGCCGCAGACGCCAGGCGCGATGACAATTTCCTCATCATGGCGCGCACCGATATTCGCGCGACCGCCGATGGCCCGCACGGGCTCGACCTCGCGAAAGATCGCGCAAAAGCACTCGTTGATGCGGGCGCAGACGCGATCTTCCCCGAGGCAATGCGTAGCCTTGAGGAGTTTGAGGCGATCCGCTCGGCAGTCGATGTGCCCCTGCTCGCGAACATGACCGAGTTCGGCAAGAGTGAGCTGTTCACCACGCAGCAGCTCGCCGATGTCGGCATGAACATCGTGATCTGGCCGGTATCGATGCTTCGCATCTCGATGGGAGCTACGGGCCGCGCGCTCGACACGCTCATCGAGGAGGGGTCACTCACCTCGAAGCTCGACGAGATGCAGCACCGGGCCGACCTGTATGACCTCATCGACTACGAGGACTACAACCACTTCGACACGAGCGTGTTCAACTTCACTGTTGAAAAATAA